From Venturia canescens isolate UGA chromosome 3, ASM1945775v1, whole genome shotgun sequence:
TTTTACCGACCAAACaactatattaaaaaaaagattccgATACACTCATCCAGTACTAGTGTGATTTCTTCATTCCAGCATTTTACTAATCCATGGTAGGGTTGAGATGATCAACTAAGGCCATGTTTCCAAACCTACTGCCAGTACTACGAGTAATTGCTAGGTTTTGGAATACGGGGCTTGAATCTTACTGTTATCTCTCATTTTACGGGCTCGCGGTTAGCTATATAAAATTAGCACCTCGATTTTGACTTTTGCCATTTCTTTAATTTCAGTATGATTGTTTGTCGTTAGTTTGTGAATGTTTGATTAATTTAAACGTTTgtttgataatattttttgacgaaaaaacgaaacaaaaaattacgttAAATTAGCGGCCACTGTTTCAAAATTGACTTTTTCAGACGTCAATCGATTCGGAATCGTTTGTTTGAAACAAATAACATTGCTTGAACGTTTGATTGATCATTGTACATccgagaaatgaataaatCAAATGTTGTCAAAATCCCGTTGTGGCGCTTAGCGACGAACACAGTCAATATAGAATTCATGTTGTGAGTGTGACAAGTGACAAGACCAGTCAAGACAGAAATCGGAGAAATTTTAAGAGGACACAGTCACGGAGATACCGAATCCGAAACGTTTCGTCTCAttatgaaaagaaaacgcgaaaGCATCACTTACAGGTTCGAACCAGACAAATTACTGTGCTTTACGATTCTCATATCCAGAGCAACGGCGACATTTTCATTCAAGTATTCCTACttattttattacttttattcacagaatttcaaattcaaaatccaaattcaaattcaaaattcaaattcaaattcaaattaaaattcaaattcaaaattcgaattcaaaatcaaattcaaattcaaattcaaaattcatattcaaatttaaatttaaattcaaaatcaaattcaaattcatattcaaatttaaatttaaatttaaattcaaattcaaattcaaaattgaaattccaattccaattcaaattaaaattcaaaatttaaattcaaattcaaattcaaaatttatattcaaattcaaattcaaattcaaattcaaattcaaattcaaattcaaatttaaattcaaatttgagatttagtttgaattttccgttcgAAACATAGTAATAATAGTAATGTCCATTTTGATGGTCTACCCCTGACAAATAGTTTGAAGAGTCAATTCTGGCCTATATTAGGTCAAATCGTTGACATTAAGTTCACAGAACCATTTCTCATTGGAATATCTTTCACGGGGATGGAAAACCATTTTCAGCGAACGAATATCTCCTATCATTCTTGACCGAATATACCAAATTGTACAATGAGGGATTCATTTATAATAACCGGTCCCACAGTGTTAGATTGCAAGCAATTATTGCAGACACTCcagcaataaattttgtttcaattttcccAGCGCATAACAGCCGCTGTAGAAAATGCCTCCAGATGGGTGAAACTGTTGATAACCGTAGATTGTTTCTAGACTCGAATCCCATCTTCAGAACCAATGAAACTTTCAGAGAAGGCTTGCCTGATCTATTTAGCGATGTGATTTCGTTGTTTGAAACCTTAGATATTGATATGGTCAAACAATTCCCCCTTGACTATATGCACTTGCTATGCTTGGGTGTCATGAAAGCGATTCCTTATACTTTGGATCAAGGCCTTGGGTAAATCCAAAGAAGCGCTGAGGATACTTACTGCAGTGGATGATTATTACCGAAGTTTGGCTTCGACTCTGCCAGTAGAATTTGCAAGATTTCCACGTGCTTTGACAGACGTACGTTTCTGGAAAGCAGTAAAATTTCGattattccttttttatctTGGCCCTGCTGTTGTTCGGCTCTTCTTGAGTGAGCCACAAATTGTCCATTTCAATGCCCTGAACTGTGCTGTCAGAATTTTGTCCGATGCTGAAGATTGTGtccataataataaatatgcatatggaaacgctatatgcttatacacgcgaactttagtgatcaattactcgataactgtgtagaagaaaaatcttaaaaaatttgtattgtcaaatttggcactaaagaatatgttcaccaaattttataaaattctgaacttttgaaattttttatgtttttagcatggttgagcatggcaacattgtatcgcctgtacttCGAACTTTTGAGTCCCACCCGTACaggcctgtaccgaaactccatAAACTTATCCTATgtcgaaaaatatatgaaataatTAAACTAAGTTCAAAGGGAAAAAATGACTATTAAAGTCATTTTGGTGTTGGCCGTTGGTCTTTATTCAAGAGCAAATATCTGTAAATTTCGAACTTCTTTCGATAATTTCTTTGGTTCCGCCTTCGGTAATGTGGTTCCCTGAACGAAATATCGTACCAAACGTGGTATGATTAACTTGCCTTGAACGAAATTGATCTTACCTTCAAAGCGCTGGAAAAGAGTCCGAAAAACCGGCAGTGTTTGTTACAAATGGATTAGTAATTTCATAGCCGATGAAATGTAAGTTTAGAGTGAGAAAATGGGTGAGCAATGAAAAGCAGCTTATCGTTAAACGTAATAATAATCCTGATAATGTCATTCTTCCCTCGGTTGATAAGAATATAGACATGTCGAAGCCAGTATTCAGCGTATCGCAGTTTACTTTTCGCACTTATTGTCGTGGCAGATCTTGCATTTTGTATACCTTCTGTTTTTGAGGTTATGCTGTTTACAAAACTATGCGAATTCCgacacaaataaaatataaataaatgaatattattaatattttgatAACGAATTGATGCGATATTCAATTCCACGATTGTTATGGCTTCGACGAGCAGACGCAATGTGTCAAACAATGATGAGGCTGCTAACGATTACGAGAGGGTACGTCATCACTTATTTTGACTCGTGTCAAAATCATCTTGAAATGAGAATGTATCTAATCCTTCCTTTTTACTTCGTCGTTAATTTTGTTCTGTAGGAAAGCCTGCTCAATAATGACAGTGACCAAGATGAAGACACGATATACAAGTACGTTTTTtggttcatttctttttttcaaattccttcCGTTTTTCGTTTCGTCAAATGTGAATCTCTCTGCAACTGTCATTTATCGCCCTTGAGCTGTTTACAATGCTCACATTGTAGAGTTTATTAAAATTGACagtttttaaagattttccattttcattattgGAATTAGTagtttttttatctttatccACTACTGCAGTGAAgacgaaatactttttttaacactttaacAAAATTGATGGCCTTTGAGTTGGTTGACTAATTTTTCCAATCCGatctcattcttttttctgtaTTGCAGTAAACCAGGCTCATCCGGCGAACCTGTGCAGGTCCATGGAAAAATGGATAAGTAATGACAATCTTAGTTTGAAccatttctttattcacattgttgaaaatttaactaatTTTCCTCCATAATACTTGGTCGAGTCATAGATTTATTGATGATGCATGAAATCAAATGTGAGGGTCTAGAAAAATGGCAAATTTAGAATCATATTGAGTAAAGTGGTGACCCGTCAAGCGAAGATTCTGTACAATTGACGAGAGAATGGATAATGCTTTAACGtggttaaaaaataaacaaatatttcgaTCATCGAAAATACATGATCCGATTTGAGCTGTGCTGTAATTTTTcttgcagcattaaaattcaaaTCCGTGAGGTGACAGACGTTATGCGCGACAATGTACAAAAAGTCATGGACCGAGGAGAACGACTGGAAGATCTTCAGTTCGCAAGTGATCGTTTGAATATAGCTGGAtcagaatttcgaaattcagcTCGAAAAGCTCGTTACGCTGCCTGGTACAGGAACCTTGTAgcaaaatttggaataatTGCGATCATTGTCATCATATTTGTGATTATACTAGGTGAGAACGACTCTTGGATGTAAAACGTTTGGTTTGTTGTTCGTTTCTTGAGGGAAAATGCTGTGGAAACTAATTTATCAATATTCGAGTGGGGAAAAACATAAATATTCATCTTATCGATTGCTCAATGCGCATTTTCAAGCTGTATTAATGTTCTTCGCTCATGATGCACTTCCAActagaatttattgaaaaaactttatgaATTGACATCATTAGCTCACTGTATGCTAACTGGCTTGTCGTCTCCCTTGAATCATAAATTCTGAACCACTTTGAATATATCTCTTAACATAATACAATATATATGCTGGCAATTAGATTCAGAAACATGGCAGAGCTCTCAATATTAGGAATAAGTTTTGACCAGAAAGAGTAATAAGCCAGTCATCGTTGACGCGACACTCGATTCTTCTGCATTTCTAGCAATTCTTTCAAGACAAACGTCCGAGAacgttttttcttaaaaatttgcTCATTTACTTATACCATTA
This genomic window contains:
- the LOC122407740 gene encoding synaptobrevin homolog 1-like; translation: MASTSRRNVSNNDEAANDYERESLLNNDSDQDEDTIYNKPGSSGEPVQVHGKMDNIKIQIREVTDVMRDNVQKVMDRGERLEDLQFASDRLNIAGSEFRNSARKARYAAWYRNLVAKFGIIAIIVIIFVIILVTVISKYS